The following are encoded together in the Lathyrus oleraceus cultivar Zhongwan6 chromosome 3, CAAS_Psat_ZW6_1.0, whole genome shotgun sequence genome:
- the LOC127132657 gene encoding uncharacterized protein LOC127132657, whose protein sequence is MENMRNQITFEAVFNRATFDEDRVELHFKKQDAAADILDLYSKFVIARVGTRTRSCDLRLHLMKEISGMLTSLKSEATHPAVSPETTSESSSELFSEESSSSGTEAVDMVDSFLA, encoded by the exons ATGGAAAATATGAGAAATCAAATCACTTTTGAGGCGGTTTTTAACAGAGCCACCTTTGACGAAGATCGAGTAGAG CTGCATTTCAAAAAGCAAGATGCTGCTGCTGACATTTTGGACCTCTATTCAAAATTTGTGATTGCGAGGGTTGGAACTAGGACTCGGTCGTGCGATTTGCGGTTACATTTGATGAAG GAGATTTCAGGTATGCTGACTTCTCTAAAAAGTGAAGCAACACATCCTGCAGTATCTCCTGAGACAACCAGCGAGTCGTCCAGCGAGTTGTTCAGCGAGGAGTCGTCCAGCTCAGGAACAGAAGCAGTAGATATGGTAGACAGTTTTCTGGCTTGA